A part of Salvelinus alpinus chromosome 5, SLU_Salpinus.1, whole genome shotgun sequence genomic DNA contains:
- the acacb gene encoding acetyl-CoA carboxylase isoform X2, with product MLPLLLLGLLLILWLLWMIKVKQMLEKGGEIATGCGTPAAAAQEEMQAADRPTAAAHAPAPPPAKHSTPMGLAASTSTDSGDNRPLTHIDPTVGPMIPSAGGSQAPQASSEEMKHTQPSLPFVVPQPPGRTIRPKLISGPEARRARLKFILGASEDNSSDEDLPLKPPTGFGSSQAAATSCLRQTVSATSTTFSPPQQVTSVTSTPTSHGMRPSMSHPHLVKKGREHRKIELQRHFTVASPAEFVTRFGGNRVIDKVLIANNGIAAVKCMRSIRRWSYEMFRNERTIRFVVMVTPEDLKANAEYIKMADHYVPVPGGANNNNYANVELIVDIAKRIPVQAVWVGWGHASENPKLPELLDKNGISFLGPSSKAMWALGDKVASSIVAQSADIPTLPWSGSGLRVDWTEEDQRLGHVISVPPEVYVHGCVRDVDDGLAGADRIGYPVVIKASEGGGGKGIRKVDNAEDFASFFRQVQAEVPGSPIFVMQLAQHARHLEVQILADQYGNAISLFGRDCSIQRRHQKIIEEAPATIASSTTFEHMEQYAVRMAKMVGYVSAGTVEYLFSEDGSFHFLELNPRLQVEHPCTEMIGDVNLPAAQLQIAMGIPLHRIKDIRMLYGETPWGDTTINFEAPDCVPSPRGHVIAARITSENPDEGFKPSSGTVQELNFRSSKNVWGYFSVGATGGLHEFADSQFGHCFSWGENREEAISNMVVAMKELCIRGDFRTTVEYLIKLLETESFRNNDIDTGWLDNLIADKVQAERPDTMLGIVCGSLHVADASFRKSMSDFLHSLERGQVLPAASLLNTVEVDLVYEGIKYCLKVARQSPTTYVVIMNGSDIEIDVHRLSDGGLLLSYNGSSYTTYMKEEVDSYRITVGNKTCVFEKEKDPTVLRSSSAGKLLLYLVEDGGHICAGNSYAEIEVMKMVMTLTVVESGCVHYVKRHGAVLAPGCVVARMDLDNPSSIHPVELNTASLPAQQPLPIVGEKLHQVFHMVLENLVKVMDGYCLTEPYFSNKVKQWVGTLMKTLRDPSLPLLELQEIMTSVSSRIPPGVEKAIRKVMAQYASNITSVLCQFPSQRIACILDSHAATLQRKADREVFFMNTQSIVQLVQRYRSGIRGYMKSVVLDLLNRYLQVEMQFQQAHYDKCVINLREQYKPDMTPVLESIFSHAQVSKKNILVTMLIDQLCGRDPTVTDELMAILNELTQLNKMENSKVALRARQVLIASHLPSYELRHNQVESIFLSAIDIYGHQFCPENLKKLILSETTIFDVLPNFFYHSNRVVCMAALEVYVRRGYIAYELNSLQHRQLQDGTCAVDFQFMLPSSHPNRVAMPVNSTGQLEMRRQGSELFLEGALSPPCQRMGAMVAFQCFEDFKRNFDEVISSFADPLLESPLFSEACPSLYEEDNCKNMRENPIHIINVSIKSADTENDDALVTAFAAFAQSKKVLLFEHGIRRITFLVAQRREFPKFFTFRARDGFQEDRIYRNLEPALAFQLELNRMRNFDLTAVPCANHKMHLYLGAARVQEGAEVTDYRFFIRAIIRHSDLITKEASFEYLQNEGERLLLEAMDELEVAFSNNNVRTDCNHIFLNFVPTVIMDPSKIEESVHSMVMRYGSRLWKLRVLQAELKINIRLAPTGTAIPIHLFLTNESGYNLDISLYKEVTDPSTGQIMFQSYEDKQGPLHGMLINHPYVTKDLLQYKRFQAQTLGTTYVYDFPEMFRQALYKLWGPGDSYPKDVLMCTELVLDPQDRLVQMNRLPGDNQVGMVAFRMRMKTPEYPEGRDIIVICNDITYMIGSFGPQEDQLFLRASELARDEGIPRIYISANSGARIGLAEEIRHMFQVAWIDPQDPYKGFKYLYLTPQDYTRISSTNAVHCHHVEEGGESRYVITDIIGTEEGLGVENLRGSGTIAGETSQAYDEIITISMVTCRAIGIGAYLVRLGQRVIQVENSHIILTGAGALNKVLGREVYTSNNQLGGVQIMHNNGVTHSTVPDDFEGVFTILQWLSFMPKNKHSPVPVIPPKDPVEREIEFTPTKAPYDPRWLLAGRPHPTVKGAWQSGFCDHGSFMEVLGSWAQTVVVGRARLGGIPIGVIAVETRTVEVAIPADPANLDSEARLVQQAGQVWFPDSAFKTAQAIRDFNRERLPLMVFANWRGFSGGMKDMYDQVLKFGAYIVDGLREFRQPVLIYIPPHAELRGGSWVVIDPTINPLCMELYADKESRGGVLEAEGTVEIKYRRKDLLKTMRRIDSIYAVLAEQLGTPELTDKQRRDLEAKLRAREEFLLPIYHQVAVQFVDLHDTPGRMQEKGAITDILDWKNVRSFFYWRLRRLLLEGVVKCEVLQANPELSDGHIQSMLRRWFVETEGTVQAYLWDHNKAVVEWLEKHLTKEDGTRSAIRENIKYLKRDHALKHIRSLVQANPELTMDCIIHMSQTITPSQRAKISHLLATMDGTAPS from the exons GCCTAGCATGTCTCACCCACATCTGGTGAAGAAGGGTCGGGAGCACCGAAAAATTGAGCTGCAAAGACACTTCACCGTGGCCTCGCCGGCTGAGTTTGTCACCCGCTTTGGAGGAAACCGTGTGATAGATAAG GTGCTGATAGCTAATAATGGCATAGCGGCGGTCAAATGTATGCGTTCCATCCGCCGTTGGTCTTATGAGATGTTCCGGAATGAGAGGACCATCCGTTTTGTGGTGATGGTCACCCCCGAGGACCTGAAAGCGAACGCAG AGTATATCAAAATGGCGGACCACTATGTACCCGTACCCGGCGGcgccaacaacaacaactatgCCAACGTAGAGTTGATAGTGGACATCGCCAAGAGGATCCCTGTACAG GCGGTCTGGGTTGGATGGGGTCACGCCTCTGAGAACCCCAAACTGCCTGAGCTCTTGGACAAGAACGGAATCTCCTTCTTAG GGCCATCCAGTAAGGCCATGTGGGCCCTGGGTGATAAGGTGGCCTCCTCCATCGTGGCCCAGAGCGCAGACATCCCCACCCTGCCCTGGAGTGGATCAG GTCTGAGAGTAGACTGGACTGAGGAGGACCAGAGGCTCGGCCATGTGATCAGCGTGCCTCCAGAGGTCTACGTGCACGGCTGCGTGCGTGATGTTGACGATGGACTTGCG GGAGCAGACAGAATTGGCTACCCGGTGGTGATAAAAGCGTcagaaggaggagggggcaaGGGCATCCGGAAGGTGGACAACGCTGAGGACTTTGCCAGCTTCTTTAGACAG GTGCAGGCGGAGGTGCCCGGCTCGCCCATCTTCGTCATGCAGTTGGCCCAGCATGCCCGTCACCTGGAGGTCCAGATCCTTGCCGACCAGTACGGCAACGCCATCTCCCTGTTTGGCCGAGACTGCTCCATCCAGCGGAGACACCAGAAGATCATTGAGGAGGCCCCGGCCACCATAGCATCTTCCACCACCTTTGAGCACATGGAGCAG TATGCAGTGCGGATGGCTAAGATGGTGGGCTACGTGAGCGCAGGCACCGTGGAGTACCTCTTCTCTGAAGACGGGAGCTTCCACTTCTTAGAGCTCAACCCCCGTCTGCAGGTGGAACACCCCTGCACAGAGATGATTGGGGATGTCAACCTGCCCGCTGCCCAGCTACAG ATAGCCATGGGGATCCCTCTCCACAGGATCAAAGACATCCGCATGCTTTATGGAGAGACCCCTTGGGGGGACACCACCATCAACTTTGAGGCCCCAGACTGTGTACCCAGTCCCCGGGGACACGTCATTGCGGCCCGCATCACCAGCGAGAACCCAGACGAG GGCTTCAAGCCCAGCTCGGGCACAGTGCAGGAACTCAACTTCCGCAGCAGTAAGAACGTGTGGGGCTACTTCAGTGTCGGGGCTACCGGGGGGTTGCACGAGTTTGCTGACTCCCAGTTCGGCCACTGCTTCTCCTGGGGGGAGAACCGAGAGGAGGCAATTTC GAACATGGTGGTGGCCATGAAGGAGCTGTGTATCCGGGGGGACTTCAGGACCACGGTTGAGTACCTCATCAAGCTGCTGGAGACAGAGAGCTTCCGGAACAACGACATCGACACGGGCTGGTTGGATAATCTCATCGCAGATAAAGTTCAG GCGGAGAGGCCAGACACCATGCTGGGCATTGTCTGCGGGTCGTTACACGTGGCGGACGCTAGTTTCAGGAAGAGCATGTCCGACTTCCTGCACTCACTGGAAAG GGGCCAGGTGTTGCCTGCAGCCAGTTTGCTCAATACTGTCGAGGTGGACCTGGTCTACGAGGGGATCAAATACTGCCTCAAG GTGGCTCGCCAGTCCCCCACCACGTACGTTGTCATCATGAATGGCTCGGACATTGAGATCGATGTCCACCGGCTGAGCGATGGCGGCCTCTTGCTCTCTTACAATGGCAGCAGCTACACCACCTACATGAAGGAGGAAGTGGACAG CTACCGGATCACTGTTGGCAACAAGACGTGTGTGTTTGAGAAGGAGAAAGACCCTACTGTGCTGAGGTCGTCCTCTGCTGGTAAGCTCCTGCTGTACCTGGTGGAGGACGGAGGCCATATCTGTGCAGGGAACTCGTATGCAGAGATCGAG GTTATGAAGATGGTGATGACACTGACAGTGGTGGAGTCTGGCTGTGTCCACTATGTGAAGAGGCATGGGGCGGTGCTGGCGCCTGGCTGTGTGGTGGCACGCATGGACCTGGACAACCCCAGCAGCATCCATCCA GTGGAGCTGAATACGGCCTCTCTCCCAGCCCAGCAGCCGCTGCCCATCGTGGGGGAGAAGCTCCACCAGGTCTTCCACATGGTCCTGGAGAACCTGGTCAAGGTCATGGATGGCTACTGCCTCACCGAGCCCTACTTCAGCAACAAG GTGAAGCAGTGGGTGGGCACCCTGATGAAGACCTTGCGGGACCCCTCGCTGCCCCTGCTGGAGCTGCAGGAGATCATGACCAGCGTGTCCAGCCGAATCCCGCCCGGTGTGGAGAAGGCCATCCGCAAGGTCATGGCCCAGTACGCCAGCAACATCACCTCGGTGCTCTGCCAGTTCCCCAGCCAAAGG ATTGCCTGCATCCTGGACAGCCATGCGGCCACCCTACAGAGGAAGGCTGACCGGGAAGTGTTCTTCATGAACACTCAGAGTATCGTCCAGCTGGTGCAGAG GTACCGCAGTGGAATCCGGGGTTACATGAAGTCTGTGGTGCTTGATCTGCTCAACCGTTACCTTCAGGTGGAGATGCAGTTCCAGCAAG CTCACTACGACAAGTGTGTGATCAACCTGAGGGAGCAGTACAAGCCTGACATGACCCCTGTCCTGGAGAGCATCTTTTCTCACGCCCAAGTCTCCAAAAAGAACATCCTGGTCACTATGCTTATT GATCAGCTGTGTGGCCGGGACCCCACCGTAACAGACGAGCTGATGGCCATCCTGAACGAGCTCACACAGCTCAACAAGATGGAGAACTCAAAGGTGGCTCTGCGTGCCAGACAG GTTTTGATAGCTTCCCATCTGCCTTCTTATGAACTGAGGCACAACCAGGTGGAGTCCATCTTTCTGTCTGCCATTGACATATATGGGCACCAGTTCTGCCCAGAGAACCTGAAG AAACTCATCCTGTCTGAGACCACCATCTTCGATGTTTTGCCCAATTTCTTCTACCACTCTAACCGGGTGGTGTGCATGGCTGCCTTGGAG GTGTACGTACGCAGGGGCTACATTGCTTATGAGCTGAACAGCCTCCAGCATCGCCAGTTGCAGGACGGGACGTGTGCTGTAGACTTCCAGTTCATGTTGCCGTCGTCCCACCCCAACAG GGTGGCGATGCCGGTGAACAGCACAGGGCAGCTTGAGATGAGGCGGCAGGGTAGCGAGCTCTTCCTAGAAGGGgcactctctcccccctgtcaGCGCATGGGGGCCATGGTGGCCTTCCAATGTTTTGAAGACTTCAAAAG GAACTTTGACGAGGTCATCTCCAGCTTTGCTGACCCGCTCCTGGAGAGCCCGCTGTTCTCCGAGGCTTGCCCCAGCCTCTACGAGGAGGACAACTGCAAG AACATGAGGGAGAACCCCATCCATATCATCAATGTGTCCATCAAGTCGGCGGACACAGAGAATGATGATGCCTTGGTCACAGCCTTCGCTGCCTTCGCCCAGTCTAAG AAAGTTTTACTCTTTGAGCACGGCATCCGAAGGATCACGTTTTTAGTTGCACAGAGg AGGGAATTTCCCAAGTTCTTCACTTTCAGAGCCAGAGacggg tTCCAGGAGGACCGTATCTACAGGAACCTAGAGCCTGCTCTGGCCTTCCAGCTGGAGCTGAACCGCATGCGTAACTTTGACCTGACAGCCGTGCCCTGCGCCAACCACAAGATGCACCTGTACCTGGGCGCTGCCCGTGTGCAGGAGGGTGCCGAGGTCACCGACTACCGCTTCTTCATCCGTGCCATCATCCGCCATTCTGACCTCATCACAAAG gaagCATCCTTTGAGTACCTGCAGAATGAGGGTGAGCGTCTTCTCCTGGAGGCCATGGATGAGCTGGAGGTAGCCTTCAGCAACAATAATGTGCGCACTGACTGCAACCACATCTTCCTCAACTTTGTCCCCACCGTCATCATGGACCCCTCCAAG ATTGAGGAGTCAGTGCACTCCATGGTGATGCGTTACGGTAGTAGGCTGTGGAAGCTCCGGGTGCTCCAGGCCGAGTTGAAGATCAACATTCGGCTGGCGCCCACCGGGACCGCCATCCCCATCCACCTGTTCCTCACCAACGAGTCGGGCTACAACCTGGACATCAGCCTATATAAGGAAGTCACAGACCCCTCTACAGGACAG ATCATGTTCCAGTCATACGAAGACAAGCAGGGTCCTCTGCACGGCATGCTCATCAACCATCCCTATGTCACCAAGGACCTGTTGCAGTACAAGCGCTTCCAGGCTCAGACCCTGGGCACCACCTACGTCTACGACTTCCCTGAGATGTTCCGACAg GCCCTCTATAAGCTGTGGGGTCCGGGCGACAGTTACCCTAAAGACGTGCTGATGTGCACTGAGCTGGTGCTGGACCCGCAGGACCGACTGGTGCAAATGAACCGCCTGCCTGGAGACAACCAG gtgGGAATGGTAGCCTTCCGGATGCGGATGAAGACGCCTGAGTATCCCGAGGGCCGCGACATCATCGTCATCTGCAACGACATCACCTATATGATTGGCTCGTTCGGGCCCCAGGAGGACCAGCTGTTCCTGCGGGCGTCGGAGCTGGCCCGGGACGAGGGCATTCCACGTATCTACATCTCAGCCAACAGCGGGGCGCGCATCGGCCTGGCCGAGGAGATACGACACATGTTCCAGGTGGCCTGGATCGACCCCCAGGACCCTTACAAG GGTTTCAAGTATCTGTACCTGACGCCCCAGGACTACACCCGCATCAGCTCCACCAACGCTGTCCACTGCCaccatgtggaggagggtggggaGTCCAG GTACGTTATCACTGATATCATAGGGACCGAGGAGGGACTGGGGGTGGAGAACCTGAGGGGATCAGGCACCATCGCCGGGGAGACATCCCAGGCCTACGATGAGATCATCACCATCAGCATG GTGACGTGCCGTGCCATTGGGATCGGGGCCTATCTGGTGCGTCTGGGGCAGAGGGTCATCCAGGTGGAGAACTCCCACATCATCCTGACTGGGGCTGGAGCCCTCAACAAG GTCCTGGGCCGAGAGGTGTACACCTCCAACAACCAGCTGGGAGGCGTTCAGATCATGCACAACAATGGTGTGACACACAGCACAGTGCCTGACGATTTCGAGGGCGTTTTCACCATCCTGCAGTGGCTCTCCTTTATGCCTAAG AACAAGCACTCTCCGGTGCCGGTGATCCCACCCAAGGACCCAGTGGAGAGGGAGATTGAGTTCACCCCCACCAAGGCTCCCTATGACCCCCGCTGGCTACTGGCCGGGAGGCCCCACCCCA CTGTGAAAGGAGCCTGGCAGAGTGGATTCTGTGACCATGGCTCCTTCATGGAGGTACTGGGATCTTGGGCCCAGACAGTAGTGGTAGGCAGAGCCAG GTTAGGAGGGATTCCTATTGGTGTCATCGCAGTGGAAACACGCACCGTTGAGGTGGCTATCCCGGCCGATCCAGCCAACTTGGACTCTGAGGCCAGA cTGGTGCAACAGGCTGGCCAGGTGTGGTTCCCGGACTCAGCCTTTAAGACGGCCCAGGCCATCCGTGACTTCAACCGCGAGCGGCTGCCTCTGATGGTGTTCGCCAACTGGAGAGGCTTCTCCGGGGGAATGAAGG ACATGTACGACCAGGTGCTGAAGTTCGGTGCCTACATCGTGGATGGCCTGCGTGAGTTTCGCCAGCCCGTGTTGATCTACATCCCGCCGCACGCCGAGCTGAGAGGGGGATCCTGGGTGGTGATCGACCCCACCATCAACCCTCTGTGCATGGAGCTCTACGCAGACAAGGAGAGCAG GGGTGGTGTGCTCGAGGCAGAGGGCACTGTTGAGATCAAGTATCGCAGAAAAGACCTGTTGAAGACCATGCGCCGAATCGACTCAATCTACGCCGTTCTGGCTGAACAGCTTG GTACACCCGAGCTGACGGACAAACAGCGGCGGGACCTGGAGGCCAAACTGAGGGCCAGAGAGGAGTTCCTACTGCCCATTTACCACCAGGTGGCAGTGCAGTTTGTGGACCTCCATGACACTCCTGGTAGGATGCAGGAGAAGGGCGCCATCACG GACATCCTGGACTGGAAGAACGTGCGGAGCTTCTTCTACTGGCGTCTGCGGCGCCTCCTGCTGGAGGGCGTGGTGAAGTGTGAGGTCCTGCAGGCCAACCCAGAGCTGAGTGACGGACACATCCAGTCCATGCTGCGCCGCTGGTTTGTGGAGACTGAGGGAACAGTCCAG GCGTACCTTTGGGACCACAACAAAGCGGTGGTGGAGTGGCTGGAGAAACATTTGACCAAAGAGGACGGCACACGATCAGCCATCAGAGAGAACATCAAGTACCTGAAGAGGGACCACGCCTTAAAACACAtccgcag CCTGGTGCAAGCCAATCCTGAGTTGACCATGGACTGCATCATCCACATGAGCCAGACCATCACTCCGTCCCAGAGGGCCAAGATTTCCCACCTGCTGGCCACGATGGACGGCACGGCTCCCAGTTAA